A region from the Arachis ipaensis cultivar K30076 chromosome B01, Araip1.1, whole genome shotgun sequence genome encodes:
- the LOC107605019 gene encoding zinc finger MYM-type protein 1-like — translation MAQSKHIDKVLDRHSDETIANNRLRLKTSINAIRWLVFQACAFRGDDESLRSLNMRNFIELIKLLASCNQNVNNVVLENAPGNAQYISPGVQKDILHIFARKVRATIQEEIEISSVLSRHNLDVQNLRGQGYDGASNMRGEWNGLQALFLKDCPFTYYIHCLAHRLQLALVSVAKELRVAQVNNVANLIANDQIVIVLEKSTEEGNFFPHGDASAAYDAITSFEFVFVLHLMRNILEISHDLCQALQRKNQDILNALTLVSTTKTLIQRMRESSWEAFIKEVILFCEKHEVEVPYMDALYIPRRGQTRKIVDQISVEHHYRVNLFLVVIDTQLQELNGDSMIIWWNCLL, via the exons ATGGCTCAATCTAAGCATATAGACAAAGTTCTTGATAGGCATAGTGATGAAACTATTGCAAATAACCGTCTAAGGTTGAAAACATCTATTAATGCTATTCGATGGCTTGTATTTCAAGCATGTGCATTTAGAGGCGATGATGAAAGTCTTAGATCTTTGAATATGAGAAATTTTATTGAGTTAATTAAGCTTTTAGCTTCCTGTAATCAGAATGTTAATAATGTTGTCCTTGAAAATGCTCCAGGAAATGCTCAATATATATCTCCCGGTGTTCAAAAAGATATATTGCATATCTTTGCTAGAAAAGTGCGTGCAACAATTCAAGAAGAAATTG AAATTTCATCTGTTCTCTCTCGTCATAATCTTGATGTTCAAAATCTTAGGGGACAAGGGTACGATGGAGCTAGTAATATGCGTGGTGAatggaatggattgcaagctctaTTTTTGAAAGATTGCCCTTTTACTTATTACATTCATTGTCTTGCTCATCGATTACAATTAGCACTTGTTTCTGTAGCCAAAGAA TTAAGGGTTGCTCAAGTAAATAATGTTGCAAACTTAATTGCCAATGATCAAATTGTGATAG TTCTTGAAAAAAGCACCGAAGAAGGTAATTTTTTCCCTCATGGTGATGCTAGTGCTGCTTATGATGCTATCACATCCTTTGAATTTGTCTTTGTTTTGCATTTGATGAGAAATATTTTGGAAATTAGTCATGATCTTTGTCAAGCCTTGCAACGAAAAAATCAAGACATATTGAATGCTTTAACTCTGGTTTCTACTACGAAGACTTTAATCCAAAGAATGAGAGAATCAAGTTGGGAGGCTTTCATAAAAGAAGTTATATTATTTTGTGAGAAACATGAAGTTGAAGTTCCTTATATGGATGCATTGTATATTCCTAGAAGAGGCCAAACTCGCAAAATTGTTGATCAAATTTCAGTAGAGCATCATTACCGTGTTAATTTATTTCTGGTTGTAATTGATACACAATTGCAAGAGCTTAATGGAGATTCAATGATAATATGGTGGAATTGCTTACTTTAA
- the LOC107617512 gene encoding transcription factor bHLH19 isoform X1 yields MEKSNTPMDTSAASWLSELQEIDEDYNFFPDLDFDLVDEEDFLSHELIASEDLQGKSALQDQSLSAECNSKELSNCCTDEMMSFEEMLRNINDETFSPKLSSSSSQILSFDNSDSLSSSPPNNTTQFYELKNSLNQRQDSVETPNNNNNKKSDSLNTQNVEAKSTSTLGKRSPSHAHDHIIAERKRREKISQSFIALAALVPGLKKMDKASVLGDSIKYVKELKERLAVLEEESKKTKALPTVVLNKAEQLHAHGAAVFSSLCEEETIDGLPQVEAREWGQQVLLRIHCWKEEGILVRILSEIQSLQLMVLNSSVLSFGDSILDITIIVQAGEGYNLTLNELVKNLRMATLKLMS; encoded by the exons ATGGAGAAATCGAACACACCAATGGACACATCAGCAGCCAGCTGGTTATCTGAATTG CAGGAAATTGATGAGGATTACAATTTCTTCCCGGACCTTGATTTTGATCTAGTCGATGAGGAAGATTTTCTTTCACATGAGTTAATAGCAAGTGAGGATCTTCAAGGGAAGTCTGCACTACag GACCAATCTTTATCTGCAGAGTGCAATTCCAAAGAGCTAAGTAATTGTTGCACCGATGAAATGATGAGTTTTGAAGAGATGCTAAGAAACATCAACGATGAAACCTTTTCACCCAAactttcttcatcatcttctcagaTTCTGTCCTTTGATAACTCAGactcattatcatcatctccaCCCAATAATACGACACAGTTTTATGAGTTGAAAAATAGCTTAAACCAAAGGCAAGACTCAGTTGAAactccaaataataataataataaaaagagtgATTCCTTGAATACACAAAATGTGGAAGCAAAGAGTACCTCAACACTTGGTAAGAGGTCACCATCTCATGCTCACGATCATATCATAgctgagagaaagagaagagagaagatcaGTCAGAGTTTCATTGCTCTTGCAGCCCTTGTTCCTGGCCTCAAGAAG ATGGACAAGGCTTCTGTGTTGGGGGACTCTATCAAGTATGTGAAAGAGCTGAAAGAGCGTTTGGCAGTGCTCGAAGAAGAATCCAAGAAAACAAAGGCTCTGCCTACGGTGGTTCTGAACAAAGCAGAACAACTCCATGCTCATGGTGCTGCTGTGTTCTCCTCATTATGCGAAGAAGAGACCATTGATGGTCTTCCACAGGTTGAAGCAAGAGAGTGGGGGCAACAAGTGTTGCTTCGAATCCACTGCTGGAAGGAAGAGGGCATTTTGGTCAGAATATTGTCTGAGATTCAAAGCCTTCAATTGATGGTTCTTAATAGCAGTGTCTTATCATTTGGAGATTCCATTCTTGACATAACCATCATTGTTCAG GCGGGCGAAGGTTACAACTTGACCCTTAATGAACTTGTCAAGAACCTACGCATGGCTACGTTGAAACTCATGTCATAG
- the LOC107617512 gene encoding transcription factor bHLH19 isoform X2, with protein sequence MEKSNTPMDTSAASWLSELEIDEDYNFFPDLDFDLVDEEDFLSHELIASEDLQGKSALQDQSLSAECNSKELSNCCTDEMMSFEEMLRNINDETFSPKLSSSSSQILSFDNSDSLSSSPPNNTTQFYELKNSLNQRQDSVETPNNNNNKKSDSLNTQNVEAKSTSTLGKRSPSHAHDHIIAERKRREKISQSFIALAALVPGLKKMDKASVLGDSIKYVKELKERLAVLEEESKKTKALPTVVLNKAEQLHAHGAAVFSSLCEEETIDGLPQVEAREWGQQVLLRIHCWKEEGILVRILSEIQSLQLMVLNSSVLSFGDSILDITIIVQAGEGYNLTLNELVKNLRMATLKLMS encoded by the exons ATGGAGAAATCGAACACACCAATGGACACATCAGCAGCCAGCTGGTTATCTGAATTG GAAATTGATGAGGATTACAATTTCTTCCCGGACCTTGATTTTGATCTAGTCGATGAGGAAGATTTTCTTTCACATGAGTTAATAGCAAGTGAGGATCTTCAAGGGAAGTCTGCACTACag GACCAATCTTTATCTGCAGAGTGCAATTCCAAAGAGCTAAGTAATTGTTGCACCGATGAAATGATGAGTTTTGAAGAGATGCTAAGAAACATCAACGATGAAACCTTTTCACCCAAactttcttcatcatcttctcagaTTCTGTCCTTTGATAACTCAGactcattatcatcatctccaCCCAATAATACGACACAGTTTTATGAGTTGAAAAATAGCTTAAACCAAAGGCAAGACTCAGTTGAAactccaaataataataataataaaaagagtgATTCCTTGAATACACAAAATGTGGAAGCAAAGAGTACCTCAACACTTGGTAAGAGGTCACCATCTCATGCTCACGATCATATCATAgctgagagaaagagaagagagaagatcaGTCAGAGTTTCATTGCTCTTGCAGCCCTTGTTCCTGGCCTCAAGAAG ATGGACAAGGCTTCTGTGTTGGGGGACTCTATCAAGTATGTGAAAGAGCTGAAAGAGCGTTTGGCAGTGCTCGAAGAAGAATCCAAGAAAACAAAGGCTCTGCCTACGGTGGTTCTGAACAAAGCAGAACAACTCCATGCTCATGGTGCTGCTGTGTTCTCCTCATTATGCGAAGAAGAGACCATTGATGGTCTTCCACAGGTTGAAGCAAGAGAGTGGGGGCAACAAGTGTTGCTTCGAATCCACTGCTGGAAGGAAGAGGGCATTTTGGTCAGAATATTGTCTGAGATTCAAAGCCTTCAATTGATGGTTCTTAATAGCAGTGTCTTATCATTTGGAGATTCCATTCTTGACATAACCATCATTGTTCAG GCGGGCGAAGGTTACAACTTGACCCTTAATGAACTTGTCAAGAACCTACGCATGGCTACGTTGAAACTCATGTCATAG